The DNA window TATCAAAAATACACAAAAGTGAATGGATGATAACATACATAACAGGGATAACAAACTCAAAATGAATAAATGGGAATTGATATGATAAATCTATAAACCAATCGCTCACTCCATGTTTTCCTATGACTTCTTCACAAAACTCGTATTTTGTACATATGTATGAGTCAGTAATTCCGTTGCCCGTCTTGTACTCCTATAACTTGACAAGAACATAGATTCATAAATAAATGATCGTTAAACGATTGCTATGCTCTGGTTCTCTCTAAGAATCAATTCTTTTATCTCTTCTGAATAATTCTCCAATCTTTCCATAAACAATAACCCCTTTTATTTTAAAAACTCAAACAGACACAGTCCCCCTCTGGAGTTGTGTCTGTTACTCAAACATGCGTATTTCGAGAGGATAGCCCAGCGATCATTGTACTAATGCAGAAGACCCGTGGCTTCGGTCTTTCGATCTGGTTTGGGTTTGTTGTTTTCCTATTTAAACATTTTGCTTGAGTGATGCAGCACAATGTTTCGCAAGAATGACGGAAGCCATCACATCTCGAGGTAATCTCCTCACATCAAACTGCGAATTAGACCCGAAGCAATTAAATGAAAAGCCGGTGACTTGATCATCATGAACACCTAAACGGAAATATATACATTGCGATTCTATGTTCTTGTCATCCGACACCGCCCTTTTTGAACGAAAACTCATATTCCAGCTTCAGCACTGTATGTAATCAAGACATATCACTTTTTAGTCTATCTGGATATTCATTGGATCAACGAAGCTGTAACCTTTCTCAGTAGCCTTTGTAAGCAAAATTTCGAGGGCTTCAGCCGTCCATGGCAACTCGTGCATGAGAATGTTAGCCCCTGGGTGGAGTTGATCCGCAATACGTTGAGCAAGCTCTTCGGGGTCATTTTTCTCTGCCGACATTTCCCAATCCCTTGAATCTATCGTTATGGTTATTATATTAAGATTGTTCTCTTCTGCTGCTTGTGTAACATTTTCGTTGATGGACAAATATGGAGGGCGAATAAATATCGGGGCTGTTTCTGTTATATCCATTACTGCCTTCTGAACGTCACCCATCTGCTTAACGACCGAGTCTTTGCTTTCCTCGCTTAGATCAATATGATCCCAAGAATGATTACCAATCATCTGACCTCGTTCATGAACAAGCTTAACAAGCTCCGGATTTTTCTCGATCTGAGGACCGTTCATAAAAAAGATCGCTTTCGCCTTATGTTTGTCGAGTGTGTTCAAAATCTTCGTACTCACTTCTGGATTAGGACCGTCATCGAACGTTAACAGAACAACATTAGTTTCGTGCTTCTGCGGATCAATCGGCACGATGGTGTTCGTTTGCTTGTCTATTTTATAAGACTGTCCATTAGACGTTGATCCAGTGTTTGATCCAGAACTCGTTCCTGATGGTAATGACTCCACATTCGACGTCTTCGAAGCACACGAAGCCACCAATAGGATCGCAAGCAAAGCAACTAACATGCTGTACAATCTCTTTCTAACCTTCATGAATGAACAACTCCTCAGCTATTATTAATAAATATCCACTAACGACTTACAGTGATCTCGAACTCGGGATCCTCATTCAGGGTAGCAACCGCCATCTCTTGAAACGTGGTTACAAGGTTCATGCCTTAATCTCCCCTTTATAGAGTGTATAAGATGAAACTTTGATTTCCCTTTGAAAAACTACTCGTGTATTCTGAGTATGTAGCCCAGACCTCTTACGGTTTGGATATATTGATCGGCATGCCATGAAGACAGCTTCTTCCGAAGATAATGGACATAGATCTCCACGATGCCAATTCCAAATCGAGTCGTCTTTAACTAATTACCGGAAAACGAATCATAACGGTCGTACCACACCCTACCCAGCTGCTAATGTGGATAGAACCTTGATGTTGATCGACGATCCAACGCGCGATCGATAGCCCTAGACCCGCTCCATGCTCCCCTCTATTTCTAGAGGAATCTCCCTTGTAAAAGCGATTAAATATGAGTGGCAATTCGTCTTCCGAAATACCCACTCCGTTATCCTTGACGGTTATGAGAACTGATTTCCCCTGCCTAAGACACTCAAGATCGATTTTCCCATCTGCTTGCGTAAATTTAATAGCATTGTCCAACAAAATTATGAACAACTGTGTGAGGCGATCCTCATCTCCTTTCATGAGCAATTCCGAGCCTTCGACATGAAGCTGTAACCGCAACTGCTTGTAATCCATTATCGGCTCCATATTTTTTGCAATCTCTTTAATGATCCCGTCAACTCGCACAGGTTTGCATGAGATAACTTCCTCATGGGAATCGCCTCTTGCCAGAAGAAGCAGCCCGTCTACCATGTTGCTCATTCTTTTGGTTTCTTTCAGAATGGTTGAAATTGGAGCGATTTCTTCTTCGATCGTATGATCGGGATGACGTAACAATATTTGCGTTTGCCCTCGGACGACTGAAAGCGGACTCCTCAACTCGTGAGAGGCATCTGCAACGAATTGCTGCTGCTTGTCCCAAGCCTTCTGAATCGGAATGAGCGCCCGTCTAGCCAATGCGTAACCTGCTATGATAGATATTAACGCGCCGATACCGATACCGATACTAATACTCCATAATAACCGATTCAAATAATACGCCTCGGCAGAAATTTCCGTATATAACTGAACTGTTTTCAAAGGCGTGTTAGACAGTTCCTCGACTACTGGCAAATTGCCCTGATAGGGTCTGCTCACGAATCGATAGGTTTTCTTATCCACGCGTATTGACTCGGGTCCCATGTGGTTTTGTTTTTCCCGAAGCATCGAACTCAAATCGATAAATTGCCATTTATATATAAAGCTTTGAAGCAAGGTATCGTTGGAATCCCAATAAAATGACATCATAAAACGTTCTGGTTCCTGCGAATCAATGTTAATGACTTGCTCCCCGTTAATTAGAGAAAACTGTTGCATGTGGTCAATATTAAACACCAGCTGACGGTCAATGTCGGAATAGATCCGATAACGCGCCAACCCGTATAACGCTCCCCCCAGTATGATGAGCAAGCAAAATACG is part of the Paenibacillus segetis genome and encodes:
- a CDS encoding polysaccharide deacetylase family protein — its product is MKVRKRLYSMLVALLAILLVASCASKTSNVESLPSGTSSGSNTGSTSNGQSYKIDKQTNTIVPIDPQKHETNVVLLTFDDGPNPEVSTKILNTLDKHKAKAIFFMNGPQIEKNPELVKLVHERGQMIGNHSWDHIDLSEESKDSVVKQMGDVQKAVMDITETAPIFIRPPYLSINENVTQAAEENNLNIITITIDSRDWEMSAEKNDPEELAQRIADQLHPGANILMHELPWTAEALEILLTKATEKGYSFVDPMNIQID
- a CDS encoding sensor histidine kinase; translated protein: MIKRTLVRMTIWNSTIVFCLLIILGGALYGLARYRIYSDIDRQLVFNIDHMQQFSLINGEQVINIDSQEPERFMMSFYWDSNDTLLQSFIYKWQFIDLSSMLREKQNHMGPESIRVDKKTYRFVSRPYQGNLPVVEELSNTPLKTVQLYTEISAEAYYLNRLLWSISIGIGIGALISIIAGYALARRALIPIQKAWDKQQQFVADASHELRSPLSVVRGQTQILLRHPDHTIEEEIAPISTILKETKRMSNMVDGLLLLARGDSHEEVISCKPVRVDGIIKEIAKNMEPIMDYKQLRLQLHVEGSELLMKGDEDRLTQLFIILLDNAIKFTQADGKIDLECLRQGKSVLITVKDNGVGISEDELPLIFNRFYKGDSSRNRGEHGAGLGLSIARWIVDQHQGSIHISSWVGCGTTVMIRFPVIS